Within the Hippoglossus stenolepis isolate QCI-W04-F060 chromosome 2, HSTE1.2, whole genome shotgun sequence genome, the region ACCTCTTACAAGACACATGTTTTCTGAAGACacttattaaaacacaacacatgcctTTACAATGGattgatattaatattcagGTCTTTTAACTATTTGTCTGTTATGTGAAAGTCACACTTTTAGTTGTGTTTCGTTTGCCTGGTCCTGAGCTTAACTCAAAGCAGCTTCAAGGGGCTGCATTTATAAGAGGCAGTGGTGCTCATTGCAGCTTTGGCTCACATGAGCTGCAAAACTCAACAACTCCTCGAAGCTTCAGTTTTCTCAACTCGGACATCTAAAGGGAAATTGCTTGGTTTCTAGTATCCATTTATTATCAACTTATCCCATGGAAAGACCAAAATACAAATAGATTTTATTTGCAGGTATTGTCTGCGAGGCCAAAAGCTGATGAATTGAAATTCCTAGTAGAAGTGGGGGGGTTTCGGGTGTAAATATGTGAACATGGTctacaaaactgttttaatagAGCGCCTTGTGTTTTTCACCAGGCATGACTGAAACTTTCCGATTTTCTGTCCACTACTCTTTCCAATTGACATCATTGCAAATCTTTAACTTCTATATACAGTAGTTTTTGGGGATAATCAAACTTCTATGAGATAGAGGCATAAACTATCATGTGTGGCTAAAAATACCATACCTGTAAGtagagcaaaaaaaaatgtcaactgACGAAAACAATTATCCACCactatttatttgaaatatttcagtttgtttcgcatattttatatatgattgattgattaatcatGGGtgtagtggatttaaaaaatattagttGCAGCCTGATGTAAATCAATGGTCAGTTCTTGGCTTTGGTCTCGTCTGGGAATTTGTTCATAACAGAATAGAATATAAACAGCATTATCATTTAGGGCTGCTCAACTAGGGCAAAAATCATAATTTGCGATTACTTTTGGTCAATATTGTAATAACGATTACTTACTGACTTTGGAAACATCACGCATTTATTGAACTTTAAAGGAAAATGAATCCTTTTGGCACTCATTAACAGATTTGAGTGTCtaagaacttctctcctgttCGCAGGAGCGTGTGCTCGTCTCTGTCGCCCTCAACACAAGCTGATGATCacatgtatttaattatttatcgATATAGTCGAAGCATGAATCCGGATCATTCCAGTTACTTTAACACTGATGTTCTGGCTGCGCGTCGCTTTACGTTTCGTGTTGTGTGTGGCTGGTGAACTGTGTGCGCGCAAAATGTTggaatgtgttttaaatacgTGTCTGATAAactctcaaacaaacacaaagttaactTCAGTACTCTACACATCCTAATAATTTCAGATTagtgttgatgtttgtttttaaagcgaacgcaggtcagcgggggagtgaggaCAAGCGGCAGGGGGTAATGTGCAGGCCAGCCACTGCAAAATGATTGCCGCTGCTGATCGGCGAAAATACAGTCGTTATACCATAAACCTCACACAGCAGGCCCCGTGGCCCGGGCGACACGAGGCATAAGAGCCTCATTGCAAAACGAAACGCGGGATAGTAATCATTTCAGGTCGATTACTTTGTTTTCGTAATTGTTGGAAGCCATACTCGTTATCGAAATTTAAATTCGATTAATCGCCTTGTCCTATTATCCTTGTACAGTAAGACCTCCAGgtggtttgttttcatctcgacatgatttggttttatttcaagGTGATTGTTGGCCATCTGATTGCTCAGGATCAAGCATGAGAAACACCGCTGTAGACCTCTTAAGGCTAAGAAATAAAGTGTGACTCTCATGTTTGTTAGCTGTTAGGTTATTCAGGTTTGATTCAACTCTTAAAGCTCCTTGTTAATGGAGTGATGATGATTGTCATTTGCAGCTTTCTATCTCTCTGGGTATCGTACCTGGGCTACTGAAGTGACTTAGAGCCATTGTAACAGATTAAAAACTCATATTGTTAGACACGTCTACAAACAGGGAGATTGTACAGAACAACCCCGCTGTGGTGGCTACATTTTCACTATGAGTTTCTGTTAAAGAGATTAGTTAACGATAGCCATTTTTGTGTCCACATAGTTTCCTAGTCTTATTGTGCAAGCATTGTACTGAGTGTAGTCGGAATGCAAATGTGAAGCATGTTTTTCAATGTGCACTGATAAGCTTGAGAAATGTATGTTATGGTATATGTGTACTGTTTGTGAAAGATGTTTAATTACCACAGATACTTACTACTTCTGCTACTGTAGCTGTATTACTGTAAACCTCATACGTAACTGCTGCTTGTGACTTAACTTTACGGGGCCGTCTCCCTCTGGCACAAAGAAGCGTAGCTACAACAAAAGACCTTCAACCAATGCGATTCCAAGGTATCATGCATTGTAAATGTGTGAAGCCTAAATGACAGACGAGTGTCTAGTGTATGGATAAGGTCCGTTGTTATAGATGGTTGATTGTGTAGACTACCGGATGGGCCTCTGAGATGGGCCTATATCCATTAACAGTGCTACTACCAAAGCAGCAGTTCAGGGTTACCCACACAAAGCTGCTTCGATTTATTTTGCTGGGATGTcaacctgcctgtgtgtgtgtgtgtgtgtgtgtgtgtctctctctattTATCTGCGTCTCTTTCTCTAACCTCATTGCCACATATACCTCTGAACTATATCTGCCTATAGCCCAGTGTCAGGTTTCATATTAAAGCCTCTGTGTTATGATACTTATTATGCTGGGGTAGGAGCTCTCATTAGCTTAGGGACGCTTACGAGCTGTTTGTCTCTCAAGGAAAAACCCCCACCTACGTGTAAGTTTGTGGCCATCAACAACACTTAAACTTTTCAAATGAATTATCATACAGCCAGTTGGCCATTTGGTGGAGTGTGACATGATAACAATGGTTTAAATTATGTCCTGTGGCATTTACAGGAGCTCTGCCATGTTCTTGGCTAAGTATTTATCCTTATTGGTAatctttgtatgtgtttttgtaacTTTAAGGCTAATTGTaatgcaatttatttttcaaagcaTTTTTTGGTCAGATTGTCGTATTTCAACCTTTCTAATGTAAAGAAATACTGATGTCTCCGCTCCTGAATGTTTCTGCTCACAACATTACATGTTGCCTGTGTGAGGCGAAAGCACAGTGCAGCATGGTGTCTTTACTCTGGGAATTATCTGCCATTTATGACCAAGGGCCAGTTTGTAAACAAGCCTAAACCTTTCTTGAGAAATAGAacatgtaattattttattgttaaatgGTGGTATATTCTGGGAACACACCTGggcttgtttttaaattgagctTGAGGCAGttcattgtttagttttttagttttttttctaactACTGGCAACTCTTTTAAATTACTTAACATAAATCTGCTATTTATGCATCAATCAATTATTGCACTATGATTTACAAGAAGCATTTCTATTGTAAAACAAGACCTCTTCATGTTGCTTCATACTTATTTATTGATTGTGCTTCAAAACTGTGATTTTACTAGTTTGATTGTTGTAGTTCTTGATTTGTAATGGGGCACTTTGATGCTATGTGAAATGTGTATTGCTACAACTGCATGAACGCTTTTAAATGTTAGCTGATCTAATTTATTTTGTCCTAAGATGACAAACCTAAGTATTGTGCTTGTTTGGTGCTTATGTTAAAAATTATTTATGTGATTTGAAATAATGTGGTTATCATAACAAACTCAACAGTAACACTACAGAATTTAACTCTTATTGTGTCCAACCGGAGGTCTGGGCATGTACAGTActtaaaaagctgaaaatacCATCTCAAATAATTTAgttaaaacaatttaatgttAAATCAATGACTGACTTTTATAGTAAAATTTATCACAGGACCTTATAAAACTGTTGAACGTTGAGGTTTTTGAGCTGTCAGTTTGTAGGTAAACGAGCTgttgaaaagaacatttttggTTTGAGCGTTTCTACAATCGTTCCTTCTGCTTTTAGCAGAATGTTATCATTTGCCTTCAGCAACTCATCAATAAAACAGTTCTCTAATCAGTGACCtgtcatatttttatattaatacaGCGGTTTGTGTCGGGGTTTGCAGATTACTAACAGTGTGAAGGGTAGTTGTTCTTTCATGATAGCTTGACAAAACGATGGCAATCCTGGCTAGGAAAGGCTGTTGGTTAGTGTTCGTGCTCTACAACTTAATAACTCCAATTCAGAATAGTTAGACACATGAAAGTAGCAGTATTCTGTCAGGCTTTCATTTCATCAACATTGAATACATCTCAGATTTTAGCTGGTAAATTACAAGAATAAGATGCTAGAAAATGCAGACAGCACTGATCTATAGTTGGCATATGCTGCTGGCTACAATtttctaaaacacaaaaaaaagcttAAACACTAATGCATGAAGGAAATGACACAAtcttatttttgtgttgtttaaaacatgttatgatttggtggTTACTCTCTGTAAGTACTTCTTTGTTTGACACTGGCTCATCTTTGAGATAAACCTAACTCTTATCTTTGCATTTTTGACTCTAGCTCCCTGCTGCCATCATTTAAAGAAGTGGGAGATCTGGGACAGCACGGGAATAAGTGTCGTCAGAGCTCTGCAGCGGATGCTGTTCTCAGCACACTTTGTCCAGCGCACCGTTCCTTACTCTACCAGATCCTTAAGCTGGCACACCAGGAAAAATTGCAGTCTTCACTTGATCGAACGCCTGTAGGTCAAGCCGAATCCTACTCCTGTCACTGTGGTGTAAACCCACATGATAATAGTACCCCTCATGCAGTCACACTTTGTGAATGTAAAGCTTCTAACGCCAGCCTGTACTACCCTTTAATGGATTGTGATCCTCAAGATCACAGCAGCACATTGTGCCATTCAGGAGACCCCCAGTCCAATTGTAGCATCAATCTCGACCCTTTAAAAGACTGGAAAAATGATGGTTCTCTGGGTTCAGGCTACTGCTGTGTGCAGAGGTGCAGGATGGAAACCTACACTGTTCTGTGTCCCAAGAGACTGCACTGCATTTCCTGCCAGAGCCTGACTGCAGGTCATATCAACAACATGGTGTGTTCCTTTATACCCTCTCCTACATTATCCAAatctccttcactgtgcactCCTTCCTCTACTTTGTGTCCTTCCTCATCGATCTGCTGTAACCAACACACTCCCTATCCTTGTCACTGTTATTCAAACCCCACCTGTCCAATACAGGTAGGCAGCACAATAGAAAAGGGGATAATCGATGGGGATCCCCCTTGTCCTGTCCTAAAGAGAGAGCGgagcccctctcctccccctctttcccCTATCCCTTCAGACATCTGTAAGAAAACCGATGAAAAGccaccctccctccttcaccaTAGACAAGAGGACGAAACTGACATAACAGTTAAAAATGATATTGTGAATGGAAGCCACCTCAAAGCAGATGTGAGTACAGATACAGAGGAGGAGCTACAGAGTAGGACCCCAAGAAGTAGTCAGGCTGAGCAGAACCCAAGTGGGACTTTACTGCAGGATGTTGTGAATCGCTTCAGTGAGAAACTAGAGACAATCAAACCTCTAGAGAAAGACCCACCTCCAGTTTCTTTAGCCGTTAATGTTTCTGAGaaggagcagctgcagtctcCATCAACAAGTCAAACCCTGCAGTTTCATGCTGATGCCCATCTGACTGAAATTAtcaccaaagtgcttcacagaggCAATGGTTGTGACTACAATCTATCTGAGCTGTTCAATCGCCATGATAGCAAAGAGCCCAAGTCCCCTAATACCCGTTCCAGACGTCGCCAGGAAGTCCTTACTGCTATAGCAACACCTGCTGATGACCCTTCAGCCAGAAGGCATACATTACAAATTAAACGCGAGTTTGCCAGGCTTGACCAGTCCTGCAATAGGAGAAAAGGTTCACCAGCCAAAAAGCCCAAACTGAATGATGGAAAGGTTTGTGTAACTACATCATGCACTTCTTCTGACTTAAACCTTGTTAAAGGGGAGTCTAAAAGAGAAATGGAAGGAAGTGAAGAACCCGTAGAAAATCATAACGTTGGAGAGCCACCACTGAACATGCTGTCTACAGATAGTGACATGAATGaagtaaaaaaggaaatacagaCAGTTGTAGTCACAGAAGACCTTAACGTCCTTaaatcagaggagaaagaaTGGGAAATATCATGTGAAAAAAATCATCTTACTCACCCAGGCACTCAGATACCCACCTCTAAGCTGCAGAGCAAGGTTGGCAAACAAGGTTTAAAGGGTTACCGTGTACAAAAGCTAGCAGAGATAATGACTGGGACTGCAACCTCAGCAAAACAGTGTGTCGGGGCTTGTAATGAAGGTGGTGAGGTTAGCGGTGCTggaaatgatgaaaaccaaGAAGCCCCATCAGGTCAAAGCTCTGACAGTGACAATAGACCAGGTAAGGGTAAAGATTGCAATAGCTCTATTAGAGAGAGGAACAAATCAAACCACTCCAAGGAGGTTAGAAGAACTAGGAGAAACATAGTCCCTCCACAGCGCTTTTCCTCCTATGTCACTGAGCCCAGGAAGATGTTCTTTGTTGCATGTTTCTCTGAAAGCATCTTCAATCAGAAAATACAGAAGGACAATGATTTGACAACTCAAACTTTGGAGGACTTATCCAAAGAGCCAGATGCTAATGAGACCCAGCTTGAATTAGGAAATGACACCCCTCTGTCCTCATGTGAACACACAGGGAAGCTTACCTTTGACTCAACACATAGAGAGCAATGTGGGCCATCTTACACAGAGTCAGAAACTATGGCTGCCAAAGTGAAGAGTCCAACAAAATGCAGTTTGGATATTAGGACAGATGACAACGACTGTGCTGCCAAGCATACAAGACTACGATCTTCTCCAAAAAGACTACAGGTTTTAAATACTGTTTCTGGAATGCCCCAAAAGTCATTAAATAGGAATGTCACCATAAACTCTGCCCCCTGTGTTGATAACCCTCCCAACTCCAGTGTCGAGTACACTAGTCCAATTAAGCTCATGTTTGTATCAGCTGTACAGGGTAAGGAAGGAGTAAGATATAGTCTCAAATCAGCAAGCACTGGTGCTAGTTCACAAGCAGACAAATCATTTGACCCATGTGTAGTGTCTTCATGGTCAGGGACACAtgagaaacaaaaaaggaaGAGCACTGAATCTCACTCATCAAAGGTAACATCTAGTTCCTCACCACGAAAGTCTGCTACCTCACCAGTTACATCTTGTTCACCAACCAAGTCAACTTCTTCACCAGTCAAGTCTGCCTCCTCAACTCCAAAATCTGCTTCTCCGCAAAGCAAGTCTATGTCATCACCATCCAAGTCTGCATCTTCACCCAATCCAGTTTCCTCATCACCTAAAATAGATTCCAGAAGATCAAGTGAAAGTACTCCAACAAAGCGTGTAGCTGGAACTCAGAGCCATAGATCACCACCCAAGTCAGCATCTTCATCAAGCAAGTCAGCTTCTTCACCCAAGTCAGTTTCCTCATCGCCTAAAATAGGTTTGAGAAGGTCAGGGGAAAGTACTCCAACTAAGCGTGTAGCTGGTACTGAGAGCCAGAGATCACCATGTGactctttgtcttttcatgaATCCACTCCTCAAAAAAGGCGTCCGGGCCGGCCAAAGAAGCTGGGACCACAGCTGGAGCAAAAAGTGAAGAGACCAATTGGTCGACCACGCAAGCAGAAGGCTGTGGATTCAGCAATCGGGACAGAAACAGTAAGCGGAAAAGTTGTAATAGCAAATGACGCTGAAGACAATGTAAACAAGAACCTCAAAATAACCGTTTTGTATGGCCGTTCAAGAAGAAACAAACGGATGGTGTCTGAGGGCTTCGACCAGCTACAAACAGAATTCCATGATGCCTGTCAGGCAGTTGGCCTGAAAAGTGACTTGGGCATTTTAATGCACAGTTCTAAGACCAGCTCAGGTAATGTTGAAACTGCCTCCACAAAGTTGTCAGAGCAGTTCAGTTTTGTCAGCCCTCTGAAAGAGTCTGCTCCTCTATCTAGCAGGAACATCAAATGTAAGAAACGTGATGATTCTGGGCCCTCTCGGAAACCAGGTAGACCTGCAAAAGTTAAAATCTCTGGAATCTCTGTTACAGTAACTACAGTGTCTCCAAGGCAACGCAAAATTCAAATGAACAGGGACACTCGGGAATCTCCGGAAGCACTAATTCATAAACAAGTCCTTCTGCCAGAATTAAGACCTTCCAAAGAACCTAGGACAATCAGCTTTCAGTCAACAACCAGAAGCAGTCAAGCGGAGAAAGGGATAGAAGCAAAGAATCAAGGTAAAGACAGACTGCCAAGTCAGAAAGTAGCAGTGCGTCACTCAGTGAGAGTGAGAAAGCCCTCAATCCACTTTCTGCATGCTGTTGCCACCTCCACCTCTAAGTCATACAGCCACAGTAACGCTCTGCTACGACGCTCTAAACAACTTTTGCTAAACAAGGCCAGCaatgaaaggaaaaaggaggagCAACAGAGTAGTGTTGAAACTTCAGGGGGAAGAAGACAGCTCTTTGGACAAGACAAAAGGAAGAAGATCTCTCAGGACCTGAGCAGTGTGGCAAGGGTGTCAGTAGACTCGATCTTTACCCCAAAAGAGACTCTAAGATGGTGGGCAGCGTCAGCTGAGGAAAACACAATGAACCAGGAACTTGCCAGCCGAATACGACTCATCTCTGACACCTGGGTCTCAGACACTGTggagaacaaagaaaaagaaataaatcttaATTCTAAATCAGGCACCAAAGGCAACAATTCATTTACCAGGAAGTCAAAACATTCTTCTGTGGTTCGAAAACTGTTTGATTGTTCTCCTAACACACCAAGGTCCTGCAGTATGCAACAGCTCTCCTCCTGGTTCATGCAGACCACAGAGACGCAGTCTCTGGCTATTGTCAAGAAGGAAACCTCCCGTAATCCTGATGAATTTATGCAGGTTCCTCGTTCTGCCAATAACAAAGTGGTTTGCCCCAGTCCTCAAGCAGAGCGACTCCACAAACACGTCAAGAAATTTGCCAAAACTGTGCCAAAAAGCCCTTTACAACATCAACAGGCTCAAAGAAGgttgaggaagaggaacaaCGCGGCTCTGTCAACACATATTAGGCGGCAGCTCTTCACTCCCAGATTTGCAACAGGCAGGTTTAATCAAGGAGTCCAATGGTGGCGAAACAGAGCATTTAGAAACTACCAGGCCACTGTACTTAATGCAAGGACAAAGTTCCTAACccggagagaaagggagaggtgGCAAAAGAGGCAGAATAAGAAAACCATAAAAGTAGTTACAAGTTGTTCAAATGAGCATGCAGTAGATGGACTACAACAAAAACGTAAAGCATTACACAAACCAGCAAAGGATCAGTTATATGACTGTTTGGGGAACAGTTCTGCCACCAGTTCTGTGGACCAAACTCAGGAGCCTGTGGATGCACCCAAAGAGCAGAAGCTCTGCTCGAAACCCTGGAGTCCTGAGACACTGAAGGAATGTCGGGTGTTTCTGAGGAAGATTAACTCTCCAGACAGTGAATCATTGGAGGAAGAGTGGGACTCCTGTACTGTGACACTGGATGATGGGTCACCCTCTGCATATGTATTTgcaggaagggagagaaaattGGTAGGAGTTGTTAAAGCTGTGAAAACTGAAAGAATAAGCATGAAGAGGAGGTCTGCCTCCAGAGAGCCTGAAGGGTCTTCTCCTAAATCAGTCCAGGAGCCGGATGAGATGCCAGAGAGGAGGCGGAAAGGCAAATACAAAGGTCCAGGGGTTGTGTCTACTGaaccaccacaaccaccaccagcGAAAATGTTGAGACAATCGCGAATGAGGGGCCTGACCGGGCCACGATGGTGTGACTTTGTGTTGGGTAACTACCTTGCCTCTTTTATTGACTATCACTAAAGACATGTACATTTATCAATCACCACAAAGTCAActtgtgctctctctcttttctcccagAGAACTAACCGAAGCACGAGACCTCCTCCTTCCTGGGAAAGGGACTTTAACACGGTGCCTTCTGACATTGAGCTGACCACGAGGACTGACCATCCCACTATGGTTCCGTCTTACACTCAGCAGTTATGTAGCAGTCTAACTTAACAAAAGCTTGATGTTGCACTATTTTTATCCATGGATATGTATGTACAGAATGTTtgatactgtgtttttttttatttttatcatcaacTTGCCTTTGTCTTTCTGAACGTGTTTATCTCAAATTGTTTAAATGGGACTGCATAAAGCTGGTGCTCTCCCTGGCCCCC harbors:
- the lcorl gene encoding uncharacterized protein lcorl isoform X1, with protein sequence MATVQCPRCTVERKGFRRELDSWRHKLIHCVGFESILEGIYGPMLMRDLNVFDDCEPEEVDDWSPETSCSQCSFCNLPLDKLCDQVPAATPPLSSPSDYSPCQAPSISESNQSAHRFLQAVFNKKDVPLGCVSNIPLVAQELMKKMVHQFAMDYASKCLIHTSTNGVRTRTSSPSSETSDAPLDLTVSRTQEEKECEPELDGVLDLSNRNSACSATSSSSSSPSSSSSSSDKASGSLLPSFKEVGDLGQHGNKCRQSSAADAVLSTLCPAHRSLLYQILKLAHQEKLQSSLDRTPVGQAESYSCHCGVNPHDNSTPHAVTLCECKASNASLYYPLMDCDPQDHSSTLCHSGDPQSNCSINLDPLKDWKNDGSLGSGYCCVQRCRMETYTVLCPKRLHCISCQSLTAGHINNMVCSFIPSPTLSKSPSLCTPSSTLCPSSSICCNQHTPYPCHCYSNPTCPIQVGSTIEKGIIDGDPPCPVLKRERSPSPPPLSPIPSDICKKTDEKPPSLLHHRQEDETDITVKNDIVNGSHLKADVSTDTEEELQSRTPRSSQAEQNPSGTLLQDVVNRFSEKLETIKPLEKDPPPVSLAVNVSEKEQLQSPSTSQTLQFHADAHLTEIITKVLHRGNGCDYNLSELFNRHDSKEPKSPNTRSRRRQEVLTAIATPADDPSARRHTLQIKREFARLDQSCNRRKGSPAKKPKLNDGKVCVTTSCTSSDLNLVKGESKREMEGSEEPVENHNVGEPPLNMLSTDSDMNEVKKEIQTVVVTEDLNVLKSEEKEWEISCEKNHLTHPGTQIPTSKLQSKVGKQGLKGYRVQKLAEIMTGTATSAKQCVGACNEGGEVSGAGNDENQEAPSGQSSDSDNRPGKGKDCNSSIRERNKSNHSKEVRRTRRNIVPPQRFSSYVTEPRKMFFVACFSESIFNQKIQKDNDLTTQTLEDLSKEPDANETQLELGNDTPLSSCEHTGKLTFDSTHREQCGPSYTESETMAAKVKSPTKCSLDIRTDDNDCAAKHTRLRSSPKRLQVLNTVSGMPQKSLNRNVTINSAPCVDNPPNSSVEYTSPIKLMFVSAVQGKEGVRYSLKSASTGASSQADKSFDPCVVSSWSGTHEKQKRKSTESHSSKVTSSSSPRKSATSPVTSCSPTKSTSSPVKSASSTPKSASPQSKSMSSPSKSASSPNPVSSSPKIDSRRSSESTPTKRVAGTQSHRSPPKSASSSSKSASSPKSVSSSPKIGLRRSGESTPTKRVAGTESQRSPCDSLSFHESTPQKRRPGRPKKLGPQLEQKVKRPIGRPRKQKAVDSAIGTETVSGKVVIANDAEDNVNKNLKITVLYGRSRRNKRMVSEGFDQLQTEFHDACQAVGLKSDLGILMHSSKTSSGNVETASTKLSEQFSFVSPLKESAPLSSRNIKCKKRDDSGPSRKPGRPAKVKISGISVTVTTVSPRQRKIQMNRDTRESPEALIHKQVLLPELRPSKEPRTISFQSTTRSSQAEKGIEAKNQGKDRLPSQKVAVRHSVRVRKPSIHFLHAVATSTSKSYSHSNALLRRSKQLLLNKASNERKKEEQQSSVETSGGRRQLFGQDKRKKISQDLSSVARVSVDSIFTPKETLRWWAASAEENTMNQELASRIRLISDTWVSDTVENKEKEINLNSKSGTKGNNSFTRKSKHSSVVRKLFDCSPNTPRSCSMQQLSSWFMQTTETQSLAIVKKETSRNPDEFMQVPRSANNKVVCPSPQAERLHKHVKKFAKTVPKSPLQHQQAQRRLRKRNNAALSTHIRRQLFTPRFATGRFNQGVQWWRNRAFRNYQATVLNARTKFLTRRERERWQKRQNKKTIKVVTSCSNEHAVDGLQQKRKALHKPAKDQLYDCLGNSSATSSVDQTQEPVDAPKEQKLCSKPWSPETLKECRVFLRKINSPDSESLEEEWDSCTVTLDDGSPSAYVFAGRERKLVGVVKAVKTERISMKRRSASREPEGSSPKSVQEPDEMPERRRKGKYKGPGVVSTEPPQPPPAKMLRQSRMRGLTGPRWCDFVLEN
- the lcorl gene encoding uncharacterized protein lcorl isoform X2, producing the protein MHGFESILEGIYGPMLMRDLNVFDDCEPEEVDDWSPETSCSQCSFCNLPLDKLCDQVPAATPPLSSPSDYSPCQAPSISESNQSAHRFLQAVFNKKDVPLGCVSNIPLVAQELMKKMVHQFAMDYASKCLIHTSTNGVRTRTSSPSSETSDAPLDLTVSRTQEEKECEPELDGVLDLSNRNSACSATSSSSSSPSSSSSSSDKASGSLLPSFKEVGDLGQHGNKCRQSSAADAVLSTLCPAHRSLLYQILKLAHQEKLQSSLDRTPVGQAESYSCHCGVNPHDNSTPHAVTLCECKASNASLYYPLMDCDPQDHSSTLCHSGDPQSNCSINLDPLKDWKNDGSLGSGYCCVQRCRMETYTVLCPKRLHCISCQSLTAGHINNMVCSFIPSPTLSKSPSLCTPSSTLCPSSSICCNQHTPYPCHCYSNPTCPIQVGSTIEKGIIDGDPPCPVLKRERSPSPPPLSPIPSDICKKTDEKPPSLLHHRQEDETDITVKNDIVNGSHLKADVSTDTEEELQSRTPRSSQAEQNPSGTLLQDVVNRFSEKLETIKPLEKDPPPVSLAVNVSEKEQLQSPSTSQTLQFHADAHLTEIITKVLHRGNGCDYNLSELFNRHDSKEPKSPNTRSRRRQEVLTAIATPADDPSARRHTLQIKREFARLDQSCNRRKGSPAKKPKLNDGKVCVTTSCTSSDLNLVKGESKREMEGSEEPVENHNVGEPPLNMLSTDSDMNEVKKEIQTVVVTEDLNVLKSEEKEWEISCEKNHLTHPGTQIPTSKLQSKVGKQGLKGYRVQKLAEIMTGTATSAKQCVGACNEGGEVSGAGNDENQEAPSGQSSDSDNRPGKGKDCNSSIRERNKSNHSKEVRRTRRNIVPPQRFSSYVTEPRKMFFVACFSESIFNQKIQKDNDLTTQTLEDLSKEPDANETQLELGNDTPLSSCEHTGKLTFDSTHREQCGPSYTESETMAAKVKSPTKCSLDIRTDDNDCAAKHTRLRSSPKRLQVLNTVSGMPQKSLNRNVTINSAPCVDNPPNSSVEYTSPIKLMFVSAVQGKEGVRYSLKSASTGASSQADKSFDPCVVSSWSGTHEKQKRKSTESHSSKVTSSSSPRKSATSPVTSCSPTKSTSSPVKSASSTPKSASPQSKSMSSPSKSASSPNPVSSSPKIDSRRSSESTPTKRVAGTQSHRSPPKSASSSSKSASSPKSVSSSPKIGLRRSGESTPTKRVAGTESQRSPCDSLSFHESTPQKRRPGRPKKLGPQLEQKVKRPIGRPRKQKAVDSAIGTETVSGKVVIANDAEDNVNKNLKITVLYGRSRRNKRMVSEGFDQLQTEFHDACQAVGLKSDLGILMHSSKTSSGNVETASTKLSEQFSFVSPLKESAPLSSRNIKCKKRDDSGPSRKPGRPAKVKISGISVTVTTVSPRQRKIQMNRDTRESPEALIHKQVLLPELRPSKEPRTISFQSTTRSSQAEKGIEAKNQGKDRLPSQKVAVRHSVRVRKPSIHFLHAVATSTSKSYSHSNALLRRSKQLLLNKASNERKKEEQQSSVETSGGRRQLFGQDKRKKISQDLSSVARVSVDSIFTPKETLRWWAASAEENTMNQELASRIRLISDTWVSDTVENKEKEINLNSKSGTKGNNSFTRKSKHSSVVRKLFDCSPNTPRSCSMQQLSSWFMQTTETQSLAIVKKETSRNPDEFMQVPRSANNKVVCPSPQAERLHKHVKKFAKTVPKSPLQHQQAQRRLRKRNNAALSTHIRRQLFTPRFATGRFNQGVQWWRNRAFRNYQATVLNARTKFLTRRERERWQKRQNKKTIKVVTSCSNEHAVDGLQQKRKALHKPAKDQLYDCLGNSSATSSVDQTQEPVDAPKEQKLCSKPWSPETLKECRVFLRKINSPDSESLEEEWDSCTVTLDDGSPSAYVFAGRERKLVGVVKAVKTERISMKRRSASREPEGSSPKSVQEPDEMPERRRKGKYKGPGVVSTEPPQPPPAKMLRQSRMRGLTGPRWCDFVLEN